One Burkholderia sp. PAMC 26561 genomic window carries:
- a CDS encoding glycosyltransferase family 4 protein → MKIVHLATHAQCNGNGTVNAMIDLACTQARNGHDVAVASSGGGYESLLRRHGVTHVLLQQSRQPWRVPAMIAGFGRLIERFNPDVVHAHMMTGALISRFGSMRRRFALVTTIHHDIQKSASLMRFGDRVIVVSHAVADVMLERGVLGDILSVIPSGTVGTPRHCGRPAPRPLNLHRPAVVSVSSMFERNGIADILHAFALVRHTHDAQLYLVGDGPDRSAMEMLAEELGIAKFVTFAGFVADPRSYLASADVFVFAPHQAPGPLILSEAREAGCAIVATKVDGVPEMLDMGTGVLVEPGQPHQLASKIGWLLMDSPVRAQYKERARRDLEKFSVERVCADHLAVYQRAIEERKVQEARQERGGQRTVRAAGAGGAVGNGRR, encoded by the coding sequence ATGAAAATCGTTCACCTGGCTACACATGCGCAGTGCAACGGCAACGGCACTGTCAATGCAATGATCGATCTCGCGTGCACACAGGCGCGTAACGGACACGACGTTGCCGTTGCGTCCTCGGGCGGCGGCTACGAGTCGTTGCTGCGCCGTCATGGCGTCACGCACGTGCTGTTGCAGCAGTCGCGCCAGCCATGGCGCGTGCCGGCGATGATCGCGGGTTTCGGCCGGCTGATCGAGCGCTTCAATCCTGATGTCGTGCATGCGCACATGATGACCGGCGCGCTGATATCGCGGTTTGGCAGCATGCGCCGCCGCTTTGCGCTCGTCACGACCATTCATCACGATATCCAGAAGAGTGCATCCCTGATGCGCTTTGGCGATCGTGTGATCGTGGTGAGTCACGCGGTGGCCGACGTCATGCTGGAGCGTGGGGTGTTGGGCGACATCCTCAGCGTGATCCCGAGCGGGACGGTGGGAACGCCGCGTCATTGCGGGCGTCCGGCGCCGCGGCCGCTCAACCTGCATCGTCCGGCTGTGGTGAGCGTTTCGTCCATGTTCGAGCGCAACGGCATCGCCGATATCTTGCACGCGTTTGCGCTCGTGCGTCATACGCACGATGCACAGCTTTACTTGGTGGGCGACGGACCGGACCGCAGCGCGATGGAAATGCTCGCCGAAGAACTTGGGATTGCGAAGTTTGTAACGTTCGCGGGGTTCGTGGCAGATCCGCGCTCGTACCTTGCGTCCGCTGACGTGTTTGTGTTCGCGCCGCACCAAGCGCCGGGACCGCTGATCCTGAGCGAGGCGCGCGAAGCGGGTTGTGCGATCGTCGCGACGAAAGTGGATGGTGTTCCCGAGATGCTTGACATGGGCACGGGTGTGCTCGTGGAGCCGGGTCAGCCGCATCAACTGGCGTCGAAGATTGGTTGGTTGTTGATGGATTCGCCGGTTCGGGCGCAATACAAGGAGCGGGCGCGCCGGGACCTCGAGAAGTTTTCGGTGGAGCGTGTCTGCGCGGATCACCTTGCGGTGTACCAGCGCGCGATCGAGGAACGCAAGGTGCAGGAAGCGCGGCAGGAAAGAGGGGGGCAACGAACTGTCAGGGCCGCAGGCGCCGGTGGGGCTGTTGGTAACGGTCGGAGGTGA
- a CDS encoding glycosyltransferase family 4 protein, with product MGERNIDSLQIGMNWFFERPGGLDRMVTALIQSLPAQGVSVRGLVAGTENVRTSTDGVVTPFAEADAPLMKRLLAVRRSAVELRDARMPDVVAAHFALYAAPVLGKFKRVPKVIHFHGPWGDESAHGARGQASAGARRALERHVYQRGDRHIVLSQAFGNVLQKQYGVKPDTIRIVPGCVDVNHFSTGVDQHAARTALGLPQDRPILFCVRRLVSRMGLEDLIDAMFIVRQAVPDVLLTIAGKGPLMAALQARIEHRGLSQHVRLAGFVADEALPLWYRAANVSVVPTVALEGFGLTTIESLASGTPVIVTPVGGLPEAVAPLSSELVLEAGGFQALGAGLSSALLGRRTLPTEEQCRAYARAHFDLPVIAAQTAAVYREAIDSY from the coding sequence CTGGGCGAGCGGAACATCGATTCGCTGCAGATCGGCATGAACTGGTTTTTCGAGCGTCCCGGCGGCCTCGACCGCATGGTGACTGCGCTAATCCAGTCGCTGCCGGCGCAGGGTGTGTCGGTTCGCGGACTAGTTGCGGGCACGGAGAACGTGCGCACGTCCACGGATGGCGTCGTCACGCCGTTCGCCGAAGCTGACGCGCCGCTGATGAAGCGTCTGCTCGCCGTGCGCCGCTCGGCCGTCGAACTGCGCGATGCACGCATGCCGGACGTCGTGGCGGCGCATTTTGCGCTGTATGCGGCACCCGTGCTCGGCAAATTCAAACGCGTGCCCAAGGTGATTCATTTTCACGGGCCCTGGGGCGACGAATCGGCCCACGGTGCGCGCGGACAGGCAAGCGCCGGCGCACGGCGCGCGCTGGAACGGCATGTTTATCAGCGCGGCGACCGGCATATCGTGTTGTCCCAGGCCTTTGGCAACGTCCTGCAGAAGCAGTACGGCGTGAAGCCGGACACGATACGCATCGTGCCGGGCTGCGTGGACGTGAATCACTTCAGCACCGGTGTCGACCAGCATGCCGCGCGCACCGCGCTCGGCTTGCCGCAAGACCGTCCCATCCTTTTTTGCGTGCGCCGGCTGGTTTCGCGCATGGGCCTCGAAGATCTTATTGATGCCATGTTCATCGTGCGCCAGGCCGTACCGGACGTACTCCTGACGATTGCCGGGAAGGGACCGCTCATGGCTGCGTTGCAGGCGCGAATCGAACATCGCGGGCTTTCGCAGCATGTGCGTCTCGCGGGTTTTGTCGCCGACGAAGCGCTGCCGCTCTGGTATCGCGCCGCGAATGTATCGGTGGTGCCCACGGTTGCGCTCGAAGGGTTTGGACTGACGACCATCGAATCGCTTGCAAGCGGCACGCCGGTGATCGTGACGCCGGTCGGCGGTTTGCCCGAGGCTGTCGCGCCTTTGAGTTCGGAGCTTGTGCTCGAAGCAGGGGGGTTCCAGGCCTTGGGCGCAGGATTGAGCAGCGCGTTGCTCGGCCGCCGGACGCTGCCCACGGAAGAACAGTGCCGTGCATACGCGCGCGCTCACTTCGACCTGCCCGTGATTGCGGCGCAGACTGCGGCGGTGTATCGCGAAGCAATCGACTCATATTGA
- a CDS encoding glycosyltransferase family 4 protein has translation MNLLIVTHTVGKNDGQGRVNYEVVQAALAAGHSVTLLSTTVDETLSRHPRITVVRLAPSRVPTRLLKYQSFALRAAAWIRAHRAEFDVVQVNGFIAWTRADVNAIHFVHTGWFKSGYYPFRLSGGPYGAYQVLFTRLNAWCERWAFKRAGVLVPVSEKVAAELVDLGMPRDKIRVIHNGVDNVEFSPDPSQTSQRARFKLPEAPFMLLFAGDIRTARKNLDTVLRAMVTCSPSVHLTVAAGTDKSPYPAMAAELGIADRVHFVGMIREMPALMRCADAFVFPSRYEAMSLVMLEALASGLPVITVHTSGGAEVITPECGVVLDDPDNERPLADAITRLAADPLRTRDMGHAAQALAATLSWQTMAARYLLLFEEIAAKRKIGKKTNHNARTHRETVSVKT, from the coding sequence ATGAACCTGCTTATCGTCACCCACACTGTCGGCAAGAACGACGGACAAGGGCGCGTCAACTACGAGGTTGTCCAGGCCGCACTCGCCGCCGGCCACTCCGTCACGTTGCTGAGCACGACAGTCGATGAAACCTTGTCCCGTCATCCGCGTATCACCGTCGTTCGGCTTGCGCCAAGCCGCGTGCCGACGCGCTTGCTCAAATACCAGTCTTTCGCGTTGCGCGCAGCGGCCTGGATTCGTGCTCACCGCGCTGAGTTCGATGTCGTGCAGGTCAACGGCTTCATTGCGTGGACGCGTGCCGACGTCAACGCCATTCACTTTGTTCACACCGGCTGGTTCAAGAGCGGCTATTACCCGTTTCGCCTGAGCGGCGGTCCGTATGGGGCTTATCAAGTGCTGTTCACGCGCCTGAACGCGTGGTGCGAACGCTGGGCGTTCAAGCGTGCTGGCGTGCTCGTGCCGGTATCGGAGAAAGTCGCCGCCGAACTGGTGGACCTCGGCATGCCGCGTGACAAGATCCGCGTGATTCATAACGGAGTGGACAACGTCGAGTTTTCGCCGGACCCGTCGCAAACCTCGCAGCGTGCGCGTTTCAAGCTTCCTGAAGCGCCGTTCATGCTGCTTTTCGCGGGCGATATCCGCACAGCCCGCAAGAACCTCGATACCGTGCTTCGCGCCATGGTGACCTGCTCGCCGAGCGTGCATCTGACGGTCGCGGCCGGCACGGACAAGAGTCCCTATCCGGCAATGGCCGCAGAACTCGGCATCGCTGACCGCGTGCACTTCGTGGGCATGATCCGCGAAATGCCTGCACTGATGCGTTGCGCCGATGCGTTCGTGTTCCCGTCGCGTTACGAAGCGATGAGCCTCGTCATGCTCGAAGCGCTTGCCTCGGGCTTGCCGGTGATCACCGTGCATACGTCGGGCGGTGCGGAAGTGATTACGCCTGAATGCGGCGTGGTGCTGGACGACCCCGACAATGAACGCCCGCTCGCCGACGCGATCACGCGGCTTGCAGCCGATCCGCTGCGCACGCGTGACATGGGGCACGCAGCGCAGGCGCTCGCTGCAACCTTGTCGTGGCAGACCATGGCGGCCCGTTATCTTTTGCTGTTCGAAGAGATCGCCGCCAAACGAAAGATCGGCAAGAAGACAAACCACAACGCGCGGACGCATCGCGAGACTGTTTCGGTGAAAACATGA
- a CDS encoding O-antigen ligase family protein, translating to MSSVSITNVRDESQDGRVETWKTPWMAQREKMAANDSASVEDARAMNAASSPKAKKRAESGRRRRLVIAPIGFAAITILLLVLHQGRLVEFIFPAGALAVAALLFRRSPAHYLSFVLWLFFLTPEVRRFADFFNGAFSERSLIMLAPVMAASICGMNLLTHFRVLMQRRAIPLTLIVLATLYGYFIGMVGAGIAAASYMLISWLFPVLIGFHVLITWRHYPEYHRVLLKTFVFGGLVIAAYGVFQYVNPPPWDAFWLQNSGMVSEGVAAPYSMRVSSTMNSSGPFAIAMMVCLLMTLAARNKMAMLAGGLAVPALIGTMSRSVLGGLAIGLIYLFIMLDGRSRLRLAGAIAVIVLLCSPALMVDEITEKATARFSTVTQLNQDDSYQTRTEIYKHFLSEMTTNIAGQGLGMTGLGSKLSGDGSSSGSVDFDSGLMEVPFVLGWPGTLLYAAGVVMLVLRAFVTSFSRKNDRFAVAGTAAAFGILAMMVFLNTLVGGGGVFFFIGVMLPVAGRRYALEMQTRADQQVKAQARAAASAEAPAPSGTAAQQSIALPSPLVP from the coding sequence ATGTCGAGTGTTTCGATCACGAATGTTCGAGACGAGTCGCAGGATGGACGCGTCGAGACATGGAAAACGCCCTGGATGGCGCAGCGCGAAAAGATGGCCGCGAACGACTCCGCGTCTGTCGAGGACGCACGCGCTATGAACGCCGCCAGCTCGCCCAAGGCAAAAAAACGCGCCGAATCGGGCCGCCGTCGCCGTCTGGTGATCGCCCCGATCGGATTTGCAGCAATCACGATATTGCTGCTCGTACTGCATCAGGGCCGCCTCGTCGAATTCATCTTCCCCGCCGGCGCGCTCGCGGTGGCCGCGTTGCTCTTCAGGCGTTCGCCCGCACACTACCTGTCATTCGTGCTTTGGCTGTTTTTCCTCACGCCAGAAGTGCGACGCTTCGCCGATTTCTTCAACGGCGCGTTCAGCGAACGCAGCCTGATCATGCTGGCACCGGTAATGGCCGCGTCAATCTGCGGCATGAACCTGCTGACCCACTTTCGCGTGCTGATGCAACGGCGCGCCATTCCCCTCACGCTGATCGTGCTCGCCACGCTATACGGCTATTTCATCGGCATGGTGGGGGCGGGCATTGCAGCGGCGTCATACATGCTGATCTCGTGGCTGTTTCCGGTGCTCATCGGTTTTCATGTGCTCATCACATGGCGGCATTACCCCGAATATCACCGCGTCCTGCTGAAGACCTTTGTCTTCGGCGGATTGGTGATCGCGGCGTATGGCGTGTTCCAGTACGTCAATCCGCCACCATGGGACGCATTCTGGCTGCAAAACTCGGGGATGGTCTCCGAAGGCGTCGCGGCGCCGTATTCCATGCGTGTCTCGAGCACGATGAATTCGTCCGGTCCGTTCGCCATAGCGATGATGGTCTGTCTCCTGATGACGCTCGCCGCGCGAAACAAGATGGCGATGCTTGCAGGCGGGCTGGCGGTTCCGGCGTTGATCGGTACGATGTCGCGCAGCGTGCTCGGCGGTCTCGCCATCGGGCTGATTTATCTTTTCATCATGCTCGACGGCCGCAGCCGTTTGCGCCTTGCCGGCGCAATTGCGGTGATCGTGCTGCTCTGTTCGCCGGCGCTGATGGTCGACGAGATTACCGAGAAGGCCACGGCGCGCTTCTCGACGGTCACGCAGCTCAACCAGGACGACAGCTATCAGACGCGCACCGAGATCTACAAGCACTTCCTCTCGGAGATGACTACCAACATCGCGGGTCAGGGACTCGGCATGACGGGTCTCGGGTCGAAGCTTTCCGGCGATGGTTCGTCGTCGGGCAGCGTCGACTTCGACAGTGGCCTGATGGAAGTGCCATTCGTGCTGGGCTGGCCGGGCACGCTGCTGTATGCCGCGGGCGTGGTGATGCTGGTGCTGCGCGCGTTCGTCACGAGTTTCAGCCGCAAGAACGACCGCTTTGCCGTGGCGGGTACAGCCGCCGCATTCGGCATCCTCGCGATGATGGTGTTTCTCAACACACTGGTCGGCGGCGGCGGCGTGTTCTTTTTCATCGGGGTGATGTTGCCGGTCGCCGGAAGGCGTTACGCGCTCGAAATGCAGACTCGTGCCGATCAGCAGGTGAAAGCGCAAGCGCGCGCCGCCGCCAGTGCCGAAGCGCCGGCACCTTCCGGAACCGCTGCTCAACAAAGCATTGCGTTGCCTTCGCCGCTGGTCCCATGA
- a CDS encoding GNAT family N-acetyltransferase has translation MNWKALDFEQITARELYLILRARSAVFVVEQSCVHLDPDGRDETSVHVFAAEDISRSMPVIAYARLHEGGTGAAEVVVDKILTSPQRRCDGTAHVLIERVIAAAGERWPGRSIRLLAPVSLRGFYEAFGFRKNDGPFDDRGVHTISLVRKSRLNLGLARTAGCIDTVETF, from the coding sequence ATGAACTGGAAAGCCCTCGACTTCGAACAGATCACCGCGCGGGAACTGTATTTGATCCTCCGCGCGAGAAGTGCTGTGTTCGTTGTCGAACAGTCCTGCGTGCATCTGGATCCGGATGGGCGCGACGAGACATCGGTTCATGTATTCGCGGCGGAAGACATTTCCCGTTCGATGCCCGTCATCGCTTACGCGCGCTTGCATGAGGGGGGGACGGGAGCGGCGGAAGTCGTGGTGGACAAGATCCTGACAAGTCCGCAGCGGCGCTGCGATGGCACGGCGCACGTGCTGATCGAGCGGGTGATTGCAGCGGCGGGCGAACGCTGGCCCGGACGCAGCATCCGGTTACTTGCGCCGGTGAGTTTGCGCGGGTTTTATGAAGCATTCGGTTTTCGCAAGAACGATGGGCCTTTCGACGATCGCGGAGTCCACACGATCAGCCTGGTACGTAAAAGCCGTCTGAACCTGGGCCTCGCGAGGACGGCGGGTTGCATCGATACCGTCGAAACGTTTTGA
- a CDS encoding acyl carrier protein — MKSALRRILTESARLDVPAESLADDADLYAAGLSSLATVHLMLAVEDEFNIEIPDRMLTRRLFSSIDALAAAVTELQQAQAAA, encoded by the coding sequence ATGAAATCCGCACTGCGCCGCATTCTTACCGAATCCGCCCGGCTCGACGTTCCGGCCGAATCACTTGCTGATGACGCCGATCTTTACGCCGCGGGACTGTCGTCGCTCGCAACCGTTCATCTGATGCTCGCCGTGGAAGACGAGTTCAACATCGAGATTCCTGACCGCATGCTCACGCGCCGCCTGTTTTCGTCCATCGACGCGCTCGCTGCAGCGGTTACCGAATTGCAACAGGCACAGGCGGCCGCATGA
- a CDS encoding acyl-CoA dehydrogenase family protein, whose protein sequence is MNAPVQAAVLTANADRAAVAAAQIVEEVRQASAEPSWLAATRRVAQVAAQHAAAVDREARFPVEAFEAMRRERLLSAMVPAELGGAGLTLSEVACICETLAHACSSTAMVYAMHQSQVACLSDQGNDVPWIRQMIARMIDEQWLLASATSEETIGGNMRTSACAVELTDGAFRIEKLAPTISYGAHADCILVTARRSAEASASDQVLIVAPRDTLVLEKRGGWDSLGMRGTCSEAFRLIATGRAEQILPVPFAQVADQTMLPVSHTLWAAVWVGITSDAVNRAHQFFRTQARGKPGALPPSAGRLANAVAQLRMMQARLKDALDAASVASSERVARDAREACDFDTPLGASLSLASDMNTLKLSISSAALEVVQETLMICGMAGYKNNTEYSVGRHLRDLFSAPLMISNDRIQLNTANLLLAQRTPATGRI, encoded by the coding sequence ATGAACGCCCCGGTGCAGGCCGCTGTTTTGACAGCGAACGCCGACCGGGCTGCAGTCGCCGCGGCGCAGATCGTGGAGGAAGTCCGGCAGGCATCGGCCGAACCTTCCTGGCTTGCCGCCACCCGGCGGGTCGCGCAGGTCGCGGCGCAGCATGCGGCAGCAGTCGATCGCGAGGCACGCTTCCCCGTAGAGGCGTTCGAAGCCATGCGCCGCGAACGGCTTTTGTCGGCGATGGTTCCGGCGGAACTCGGCGGTGCCGGCCTGACGCTCTCCGAAGTCGCGTGCATTTGTGAAACGTTGGCGCATGCGTGTTCGTCGACGGCAATGGTCTACGCGATGCATCAAAGCCAGGTGGCGTGCCTGTCCGATCAGGGCAACGACGTCCCCTGGATTCGCCAGATGATCGCCCGCATGATCGATGAACAATGGCTGCTGGCGTCGGCAACGTCGGAGGAAACGATCGGCGGCAACATGCGCACCAGCGCCTGTGCGGTCGAATTGACCGATGGTGCGTTTCGCATCGAAAAGCTTGCTCCGACCATTTCATATGGCGCGCACGCCGACTGCATCCTGGTCACCGCGCGCCGCAGTGCCGAGGCAAGCGCGTCGGACCAGGTGCTGATCGTGGCGCCGCGCGACACCCTCGTGCTGGAAAAGCGCGGCGGCTGGGATTCGCTCGGCATGCGCGGAACCTGCAGCGAAGCTTTCCGTCTGATCGCGACGGGCCGCGCCGAGCAGATCCTGCCCGTGCCGTTCGCCCAGGTCGCGGACCAGACCATGCTGCCGGTGTCGCACACGCTCTGGGCCGCGGTCTGGGTGGGCATCACGTCCGACGCCGTGAACCGCGCGCATCAGTTTTTCCGCACGCAGGCACGCGGCAAGCCGGGTGCGCTGCCGCCATCGGCGGGACGGCTGGCCAATGCGGTTGCGCAGTTGCGCATGATGCAGGCACGTCTGAAGGACGCACTGGACGCCGCCAGCGTCGCATCGTCCGAACGCGTGGCGCGCGATGCACGTGAAGCGTGTGACTTCGATACGCCGCTTGGCGCGTCGTTGAGCCTGGCATCGGACATGAATACGCTCAAGCTGAGCATTTCGTCCGCAGCGCTCGAAGTCGTGCAGGAAACGCTGATGATCTGCGGCATGGCAGGATACAAAAACAACACTGAATATAGCGTCGGGCGTCATCTGCGCGATCTTTTTTCCGCGCCGCTGATGATCAGCAACGACCGCATCCAATTGAACACGGCGAATCTGCTGCTCGCGCAGCGCACGCCGGCTACGGGGAGAATCTAG
- a CDS encoding amino acid--[acyl-carrier-protein] ligase, which produces MNTLTDNAAIEAASATNTYNASDVTLRARMIEAGILIETGEDGLYGRSHVFEDVIERLNNAISLLGADQEAEVLRFPPAMRRHDFEDSEYLKSFPDLAGTIHSFQGNDRGHHRLLAALEKTVSVGEEERTDEWMDQQKPTRLVLTPAACYPIYPVVAKRGALAEDGATVDVFAYCFRHEPSIDPSRMQMFRMREYVRFGSPEQVMAFRQKWIERGSLLVNLLGLPFEIDLANDPFFGRGGKIVADSQRAQQLKFELLIPVATPDRPTACLSFNYHMEHFGEIWKIAQADGEVAHTACVGFGMERTTLALFRHHGLDVKAWPAEVRDFLWGDTQSRIKTGLEALS; this is translated from the coding sequence ATGAACACGCTCACGGATAACGCGGCCATTGAAGCCGCCAGCGCAACGAACACCTACAACGCTTCGGATGTGACGCTGCGAGCGCGCATGATCGAAGCGGGGATCCTGATTGAAACCGGTGAAGACGGCCTGTACGGACGCAGCCACGTGTTCGAGGATGTGATCGAACGCCTGAACAACGCCATTTCGCTGCTGGGCGCGGATCAGGAAGCCGAAGTGCTGCGTTTCCCGCCGGCCATGCGCCGCCACGACTTCGAAGACAGCGAGTATCTGAAGAGCTTCCCTGACCTTGCCGGCACGATCCACTCGTTCCAGGGCAACGACCGCGGTCATCACAGGCTGCTCGCGGCGCTCGAAAAGACGGTTTCAGTCGGCGAAGAAGAACGTACAGACGAATGGATGGACCAGCAAAAGCCCACGCGCCTCGTGCTCACGCCGGCCGCCTGCTATCCGATCTACCCGGTGGTCGCCAAGCGCGGTGCGCTCGCTGAAGACGGCGCAACGGTCGACGTATTCGCGTACTGCTTCCGTCACGAACCGTCTATCGATCCGAGCCGCATGCAGATGTTCCGCATGCGCGAATACGTGCGTTTCGGCAGCCCGGAGCAAGTCATGGCGTTCCGCCAGAAGTGGATCGAGCGTGGTTCGCTGCTCGTGAACCTGCTCGGCCTGCCGTTCGAAATCGATCTGGCCAACGATCCGTTCTTCGGTCGCGGCGGCAAGATCGTGGCCGACAGCCAGCGCGCGCAGCAACTCAAATTCGAATTGCTGATTCCGGTTGCGACGCCCGACCGTCCTACCGCATGCCTGTCGTTCAACTATCACATGGAACACTTCGGCGAAATCTGGAAGATCGCCCAGGCAGACGGCGAAGTGGCGCACACAGCGTGCGTGGGCTTCGGCATGGAGCGCACCACGCTCGCCCTCTTCCGCCATCACGGTCTGGACGTCAAGGCGTGGCCGGCTGAAGTGCGCGATTTCCTCTGGGGCGATACGCAATCACGCATCAAGACCGGACTCGAGGCACTTTCATGA
- a CDS encoding DUF1839 family protein, whose product MRVRKHQSHSLHQGDRVWAETNCYVDLWIELLHGYGLDPRAALGFTVMQDFEGDQFTFFKFPLEDLYTLYGMQVQELAIYDSLEDRIRTQTQRGHTVLAEVDAFYLPDTRATSYQQQHTKTTIGVDFIDPRSRRLGYFHNTGYYVLDGEDYQGVFRQLPEFADRPEILFPYVEFCKRARPALSGTALAEASADLLVAHLQRRPARNPITQWRAAFPEHLEMLVERGESAFHLYTFNVMRQLGSNFEFLSRYLVWMRERGFAIPDAMPTAAQRIATESMVMQFRLVRAITRGRRDPCHECFDVLEESYDQVIGPLAALIR is encoded by the coding sequence ATGCGCGTACGTAAGCACCAGTCGCACTCGCTGCATCAGGGCGATCGCGTCTGGGCGGAAACGAACTGCTACGTCGACTTGTGGATTGAGTTGCTGCACGGCTACGGGCTCGACCCGCGCGCCGCGCTCGGCTTCACTGTCATGCAGGACTTCGAGGGGGACCAGTTCACGTTCTTCAAGTTTCCTCTCGAAGACCTCTACACGCTTTATGGCATGCAGGTGCAGGAACTCGCAATCTACGATTCACTCGAGGACCGCATTCGTACGCAAACCCAGCGCGGGCATACCGTGCTGGCTGAAGTCGACGCGTTTTATCTGCCCGATACCCGTGCGACTTCGTACCAGCAGCAGCATACGAAGACGACCATCGGCGTGGATTTCATCGATCCGCGTTCGCGCCGGCTCGGTTATTTCCACAACACCGGTTATTACGTGCTGGACGGCGAGGACTACCAAGGCGTGTTCCGGCAGCTTCCTGAATTCGCGGACCGCCCCGAGATCCTGTTTCCGTACGTGGAGTTCTGCAAGCGCGCACGGCCGGCGCTGAGCGGCACGGCGCTCGCGGAGGCATCGGCGGATTTGCTGGTCGCGCATTTGCAGCGCCGCCCGGCGCGCAATCCGATCACGCAATGGCGTGCGGCATTTCCCGAGCACCTGGAGATGCTCGTCGAGCGCGGAGAAAGCGCTTTTCATCTCTACACATTCAACGTGATGCGGCAACTGGGATCGAACTTCGAGTTCCTTTCGCGTTATCTCGTGTGGATGCGGGAACGTGGTTTCGCGATTCCGGACGCCATGCCGACCGCGGCGCAACGGATCGCGACCGAATCGATGGTCATGCAGTTCCGGCTCGTCCGCGCAATTACGCGCGGACGCCGCGACCCGTGCCACGAGTGTTTCGATGTGCTCGAAGAGTCCTACGATCAGGTCATTGGACCGCTTGCCGCACTGATTCGCTAA